A genomic stretch from Roseofilum casamattae BLCC-M143 includes:
- a CDS encoding Mth938-like domain-containing protein — MEQCVSSPHITHLEWGNLEIEGNHFKDAKLFPGGAREWDWRETGTRHVPGIQPADVEELLEHGATAIVLSKGMLEMLQVCPETLQMLEDRNIPVYVLQTEMAAKLYNDLRQKERVGGLFHSTC; from the coding sequence ATGGAACAATGTGTTAGCTCGCCACATATTACTCATCTCGAGTGGGGCAATTTGGAAATTGAAGGGAATCATTTCAAAGATGCAAAGCTCTTTCCTGGAGGCGCGCGAGAATGGGATTGGCGAGAGACGGGTACGCGCCATGTACCTGGGATTCAGCCAGCAGATGTAGAAGAACTCCTCGAACATGGTGCGACAGCGATCGTTCTTTCTAAGGGAATGTTAGAAATGCTTCAAGTCTGTCCCGAGACGTTGCAGATGTTAGAAGACAGAAATATTCCCGTCTACGTTCTACAAACCGAAATGGCAGCTAAACTCTATAACGATCTGCGACAAAAAGAACGAGTTGGCGGACTGTTTCATTCGACTTGTTAA
- a CDS encoding AAA family ATPase, with amino-acid sequence MIRIDARELHQVLELTPPEQNILLVGKHGIGKSEMISHFYHDRQNLPVIPFFLGQMSDPGDLIGLLHKDEKTGRSVFLPPYWWPEADRPVVLFLDELNRARPEILQAVQDLTLNKTLAGKPLPPGSIVIAAVNAGEEYQLTELDPALVSRFNLYEFAPTVEDWLLWAADRDIDSRVLTFIQQNPEYLDGDNPDADMAIATAGLVKTPDRRAWAKVADFVGNYPKLEDIHFKLIAGMVGTRASIAFRQSLATQRGLSPEQLLLQFAKHSKQLKDLEIQDFASLNERVLLWLNSGHCPTNKADNARKNLLKYLQYLQKAKQQEAIAHFSSLVQGANFSDAMGFVAESMDLIDFLSEYLEAIKV; translated from the coding sequence ATGATTCGTATTGATGCTCGCGAACTCCATCAGGTTCTAGAACTAACGCCACCGGAGCAGAATATTCTCCTGGTGGGCAAGCATGGCATTGGGAAATCGGAAATGATTAGCCATTTCTACCACGATCGCCAAAACTTGCCCGTCATCCCCTTCTTTTTGGGTCAGATGAGCGATCCGGGGGATTTGATTGGCTTGTTGCATAAAGACGAGAAAACGGGGCGATCGGTGTTTCTGCCTCCCTACTGGTGGCCGGAAGCCGATCGCCCGGTGGTGCTTTTCCTGGACGAGCTGAACCGCGCGCGTCCCGAGATTTTGCAGGCCGTGCAAGACCTGACTCTGAACAAAACCTTAGCCGGTAAACCTCTACCTCCTGGCAGTATTGTCATTGCTGCGGTGAATGCTGGAGAAGAATATCAACTGACGGAACTCGATCCGGCTCTGGTATCGCGGTTCAATCTTTACGAGTTTGCGCCGACGGTGGAAGATTGGCTGCTTTGGGCTGCCGATCGCGATATCGATTCGCGAGTGCTAACATTTATCCAACAGAACCCGGAGTATCTCGACGGCGATAACCCGGATGCAGATATGGCGATCGCCACTGCCGGACTCGTCAAAACCCCGGATCGCCGCGCGTGGGCGAAAGTTGCGGATTTTGTGGGTAACTATCCCAAGCTGGAAGATATCCACTTTAAACTAATTGCCGGTATGGTGGGAACTCGAGCGAGTATCGCGTTTCGTCAAAGTCTTGCGACTCAACGGGGTTTGAGTCCCGAGCAACTCCTGTTGCAGTTTGCGAAGCATTCCAAACAGCTCAAAGATTTGGAAATTCAGGATTTTGCCAGTTTGAACGAACGAGTTTTGCTCTGGCTCAATAGCGGCCATTGCCCGACAAATAAAGCTGATAATGCTCGGAAGAATCTGTTGAAATATCTCCAGTATCTCCAGAAAGCGAAACAGCAGGAAGCGATCGCTCATTTTTCTTCTCTGGTTCAGGGAGCTAACTTTAGCGATGCCATGGGGTTTGTCGCGGAATCGATGGATCTGATTGACTTTTTGTCAGAATATTTAGAAGCGATCAAGGTCTGA
- a CDS encoding PIN domain-containing protein produces MKLVVDANILVGELLRIRGRKLLKSHELELYAAQRVLEETRYELRRRMAAMRNKGLLSQETEEELFGLVNSLIENYIELVEVSSYSSFEAEARKRIPRDPDDWPTVAAALALSAAIWTQDYDFFGCGCPTWTTETLLLQLRDE; encoded by the coding sequence ATGAAATTAGTAGTGGATGCTAATATTTTGGTGGGTGAATTGCTGCGAATTCGGGGGCGGAAGTTACTGAAAAGTCACGAACTCGAACTTTATGCAGCTCAACGTGTTTTGGAGGAAACTCGCTACGAGCTAAGGCGAAGAATGGCAGCCATGAGAAACAAGGGTCTTCTGAGTCAGGAGACCGAGGAGGAACTGTTTGGGTTAGTCAATAGCCTCATTGAGAATTATATTGAACTGGTCGAGGTATCTTCCTACAGTTCTTTTGAGGCAGAAGCCAGAAAGCGCATTCCTAGAGACCCCGACGACTGGCCAACTGTAGCTGCGGCCTTGGCACTATCGGCGGCAATTTGGACGCAAGATTACGATTTTTTTGGCTGTGGCTGTCCCACTTGGACTACGGAAACATTACTGCTGCAATTGAGAGACGAGTAA
- a CDS encoding LrgB family protein, with protein sequence MQEIRDIWVYLSASPLLHLTLTLVVFVLAATVYRKARMNPLLNPVLLSVIAIVAILRGTQTSYETYFEGAQFVHFLLGPATVALAVPLYRQFHRVKKSAIAISIGLLCGSMTSAMSAVAIASFLGAETISLVSLAPKSVTTPVAMSISDELGGLPSLTAVIVILTGMVGGMFGPAILDWLKIQDSSIRGFALGTASHGLGTARSLEIDELAGAFSGLAMGLNALVTAAILPILWNFFF encoded by the coding sequence CTTCGTGCTTGCTGCGACTGTTTATCGGAAGGCGCGAATGAATCCATTGCTGAATCCGGTTCTGCTGAGTGTCATTGCCATTGTCGCAATCTTGCGCGGTACCCAAACCAGTTACGAGACTTACTTTGAAGGCGCTCAGTTTGTCCACTTTCTCCTCGGTCCGGCAACAGTTGCATTAGCCGTACCATTGTATCGCCAATTCCATCGAGTCAAAAAATCCGCGATCGCGATCTCAATTGGTCTGTTATGCGGATCGATGACTTCTGCAATGAGTGCAGTAGCGATCGCATCGTTCTTAGGTGCCGAGACGATCTCGTTGGTATCGTTGGCTCCAAAATCCGTTACAACTCCCGTAGCCATGAGTATTTCCGATGAGTTAGGCGGACTGCCCTCCTTAACGGCCGTTATTGTCATTTTGACGGGAATGGTCGGCGGTATGTTCGGCCCTGCAATTCTAGATTGGCTGAAGATCCAAGATTCGTCGATAAGGGGATTTGCTTTAGGTACGGCGAGTCATGGACTGGGCACGGCTCGCTCCCTCGAGATCGACGAATTAGCTGGAGCATTTTCCGGGCTGGCAATGGGATTAAATGCTCTAGTCACAGCAGCCATTTTACCAATTCTCTGGAATTTTTTCTTTTGA